In Pleurocapsa sp. PCC 7319, the following are encoded in one genomic region:
- a CDS encoding diflavin flavoprotein encodes MSPTNKAKDVQVFPVAADTRVLRSRTWDRLKFEIEYALQKGTTANSYLIEGDKTALLDPPGESFTTIFLDALQERIEPNKIDYIILGHINPNRASTLKALLAIAPQITIVCSNPGAISLRKILSETDLEIKIKVIKSEETLDLGQGHILEFIPTQNPRYPDHLCTYDRQTEVLFTDKLFGSHVCGDRVFDEGWTTDIEDRRYYFDCLMAPHARQIIASLDKFANKPVKIYATGHGSLVKYSIRELTADYRTWAQNQSDRDLSVALIYASAYGNTATVAQAIARGITKSGVAVESINAESAKSEDIKSAVTKSAGFIMGSPTLGGHAPTQIQAALGTVLANAEKTQLAGAFGSYGWSGEAVDLLENKFRNAGYKFGFDPIRVKFTPTDAVLKTCEEAGTDFAQALKKAKRQRKKVRQAQGIASDLDRTEQAVGRLVGSLCIVTTKKDELSGAMLASWVSQATFNPPGLTVAVAKERAIESLLYTGNSFVLNVLPEGKHIPLMKHFLKPFAPGEDRFEGVATEEATNGCPILTDALAYVECTVNNRMECGDHWLLYAVAEQGQVFQSEGVTAIHHRKSGTHY; translated from the coding sequence ATGTCTCCTACAAACAAAGCTAAGGATGTTCAAGTATTCCCCGTTGCTGCTGACACTCGTGTATTGCGATCGCGTACTTGGGATAGACTAAAGTTTGAAATTGAATATGCTCTGCAAAAAGGAACTACCGCTAATTCTTATTTAATTGAAGGAGATAAGACCGCTCTACTAGATCCACCTGGAGAATCTTTTACCACTATTTTTCTCGATGCTCTTCAAGAACGCATCGAACCCAACAAAATAGATTACATAATTTTGGGTCATATTAACCCTAATCGAGCCAGTACCCTCAAAGCTTTGTTAGCAATAGCACCTCAAATTACCATAGTTTGTTCTAATCCTGGAGCAATATCTCTGCGTAAAATTTTGTCGGAAACAGACTTGGAAATTAAGATTAAGGTGATTAAGAGCGAAGAAACCTTGGATTTAGGTCAAGGTCATATTTTAGAATTTATCCCCACCCAAAATCCTCGCTACCCCGATCATCTTTGCACCTATGATCGCCAGACAGAGGTTCTCTTTACTGATAAGCTATTCGGTTCTCATGTATGTGGCGATCGCGTTTTTGATGAGGGTTGGACAACTGATATTGAAGATCGTCGCTACTATTTTGATTGTTTGATGGCTCCCCATGCCCGTCAAATAATCGCTAGCTTAGATAAATTCGCAAATAAGCCGGTCAAAATCTACGCTACAGGACATGGTTCACTGGTAAAATACAGCATTCGAGAATTAACTGCTGATTATCGTACCTGGGCTCAAAACCAAAGCGATCGCGATTTGAGTGTAGCTTTAATATATGCGTCTGCATATGGTAACACTGCTACTGTTGCCCAGGCGATCGCTAGGGGAATTACCAAATCTGGAGTAGCCGTAGAGTCAATTAATGCTGAGTCGGCGAAATCTGAAGATATTAAATCTGCCGTCACAAAATCTGCAGGCTTTATTATGGGCTCACCGACCCTAGGAGGACATGCTCCCACTCAAATTCAAGCAGCTTTGGGTACTGTGTTAGCTAATGCTGAAAAAACTCAGTTAGCAGGAGCATTTGGTTCTTATGGCTGGAGTGGAGAAGCAGTTGACTTACTGGAAAACAAATTCCGCAACGCGGGCTATAAATTTGGCTTTGACCCTATTAGAGTTAAATTTACTCCTACCGACGCAGTGCTAAAAACCTGTGAGGAAGCAGGAACAGATTTTGCTCAAGCATTGAAAAAAGCTAAGCGTCAGCGCAAAAAAGTCAGACAAGCTCAAGGAATTGCTTCTGACCTTGATCGCACAGAACAGGCTGTAGGTAGACTTGTAGGCTCATTATGTATAGTTACCACCAAAAAAGACGAATTATCAGGAGCAATGTTAGCTTCTTGGGTATCTCAAGCGACCTTCAACCCTCCTGGTTTAACTGTAGCTGTAGCTAAAGAAAGAGCGATCGAATCTTTACTCTATACAGGAAATAGCTTTGTTCTCAATGTTCTTCCAGAAGGCAAACATATCCCTTTAATGAAGCATTTTCTCAAACCCTTTGCCCCAGGAGAAGATCGCTTTGAAGGAGTCGCTACAGAAGAGGCAACCAATGGCTGTCCAATTCTTACAGATGCTTTAGCCTATGTAGAATGTACCGTTAATAATCGCATGGAATGTGGCGATCACTGGTTACTATATGCAGTTGCTGAACAAGGACAAGTCTTCCAGTCTGAGGGGGTTACTGCAATTCATCACCGTAAGTCGGGAACACATTATTAG
- a CDS encoding right-handed parallel beta-helix repeat-containing protein → MLVNSDTFNLEPVITDDWGGSHRFLLNVEALSDISNWSLEVSVPNDYILDQIYGAESFQENGKTFISGVEWNQDLNQGEQTEIVFIVDEGDSSNLEPIPLQFNFADSVNNSVSPEVDNDDLTPTPQQSDSNDSDNNSNSLEVGDEANSETLSLTSIITDDWGGSHRVALTVEALSDVSNWSVEVSVPDDYVLDQIYRAELFQENGKTFISGEDWNQDLDQGEQTEIIFIVLEGDSSDLAPIPLEFNLPGNMSESDSPGTDSNDLAPTPPVSSPEVVNNSGSQDVNNDNNGYVAQPDSDDNRIINVDSDYGGDLESAIAAAASGDVILLGANIYFTDGITISEDITIDGQEGSVINGNGTSESIIYLNSGASGTTIQDVEITNGNNGIYGSRAANLTLRNLFVNNIGITETIRDGINNSGIALDHADGLQLSDSVIRNVGRKGVGVGDTDGAVIDNVEIQNVNLAAEHSLIHDAAGIKFFNTNDIVLKNSYFSDINAINIWPDTANATTIDNNVLVGVGEDFLLPDFNQSSNRSGIYNEKSSNSLVQNNTANTANDDFVAFRSTEFSTETLTLGENDFSSIELGTTDYWVDESAEKLIALTEDPDEANFDLIADAYLAQANIGV, encoded by the coding sequence ATGTTAGTTAACTCAGATACATTTAATCTTGAGCCAGTTATTACTGATGATTGGGGTGGTAGTCATCGATTTTTACTAAATGTAGAAGCACTTTCTGATATTTCCAATTGGAGTTTAGAAGTCTCAGTTCCTAATGATTACATATTAGACCAAATTTATGGAGCTGAATCGTTTCAAGAAAATGGTAAAACTTTTATTTCAGGAGTTGAATGGAATCAAGATTTAAATCAAGGAGAACAAACTGAAATTGTTTTTATTGTTGATGAAGGCGACAGTAGCAATCTGGAGCCAATTCCACTCCAATTTAATTTTGCTGATTCAGTTAATAATTCTGTTAGTCCAGAAGTAGACAACGACGATCTTACTCCTACTCCACAGCAATCTGATTCTAATGATTCAGATAATAATTCTAATAGTCTAGAAGTAGGAGATGAAGCTAACTCCGAGACCCTTAGTCTGACATCGATAATTACTGATGATTGGGGCGGTAGCCACCGAGTTGCCTTAACTGTAGAAGCACTTTCTGATGTTTCCAATTGGAGTGTTGAAGTCTCAGTTCCTGATGATTATGTACTAGACCAAATTTATCGAGCCGAATTATTTCAAGAAAATGGTAAAACTTTTATCTCTGGAGAGGATTGGAATCAGGATTTAGATCAAGGAGAACAAACCGAAATTATTTTTATTGTTCTTGAAGGCGACAGCAGTGATTTAGCTCCTATCCCGCTAGAGTTTAATTTACCTGGTAATATGAGTGAGTCTGATAGTCCAGGAACTGACAGCAATGATTTGGCTCCTACACCTCCAGTTAGTTCTCCTGAAGTAGTTAATAATTCTGGTAGTCAAGATGTCAACAACGATAATAACGGTTATGTTGCCCAGCCTGATAGTGATGATAATAGAATTATCAATGTAGACAGTGACTATGGTGGTGATTTAGAAAGTGCGATCGCCGCCGCCGCCAGTGGTGATGTAATTTTATTGGGTGCAAATATATACTTTACTGATGGAATTACAATCAGTGAAGATATTACCATTGATGGTCAAGAAGGTTCTGTAATCAACGGAAACGGAACTTCTGAATCAATTATATATTTGAATTCAGGAGCATCAGGAACAACGATCCAAGATGTAGAAATAACCAATGGTAATAACGGCATCTATGGTAGTAGGGCAGCTAATTTAACTTTACGTAATTTATTCGTTAATAATATTGGAATTACGGAAACAATTAGAGACGGAATCAACAACTCTGGAATAGCCTTAGATCATGCAGATGGACTGCAATTATCTGATTCGGTGATTCGTAATGTGGGCAGAAAGGGTGTAGGTGTTGGAGATACAGACGGCGCAGTAATTGATAATGTTGAAATTCAAAATGTAAATCTGGCAGCAGAACATTCCCTAATCCATGATGCTGCTGGCATTAAATTTTTTAACACTAACGATATCGTGCTAAAAAATAGCTACTTCTCTGATATCAATGCCATCAATATCTGGCCCGATACTGCTAATGCCACCACAATTGATAATAATGTTCTTGTGGGTGTAGGAGAAGACTTTTTACTACCTGATTTTAATCAAAGTTCCAATAGATCGGGAATCTATAATGAAAAAAGCTCTAACTCCTTAGTTCAGAACAATACAGCTAATACAGCTAATGATGATTTTGTAGCGTTTAGATCGACAGAATTTAGTACTGAAACTTTGACTCTTGGTGAAAACGACTTCTCCAGTATCGAATTAGGTACTACAGATTATTGGGTAGATGAATCAGCAGAGAAGCTGATTGCACTGACTGAAGATCCAGATGAAGCAAACTTTGATCTAATTGCTGATGCATATTTAGCTCAAGCTAATATTGGTGTTTAG
- a CDS encoding response regulator: MITDPSIRDQAYQYFLEEAPELLETIEQELFAINDGEIELSDRPLRVNKLMRATHTLKGGAANVGLETIKTVAHSMEDVFKALYNPELEIDIQTKKLLYASYDCLRIPLTAEFSKAPIDREEILNRAAGIFAELTEIFGDYLSDQDAFPTSEELGLDVVESFFESVVPERIEELSTALAEGDNANMAEVLQSQAEIFLGLSQSLNLSGLGEIAQTILTALEVNPDLVKEITQAAIANFQQAQQQVMAGDRDRGGEPSVELQQFTGALGVGNPLEVVAENNQLDSEESAAVLDSDLAAEDSIFSMPMEVIEDAEEQEEAADIFASESLAEEFTDAPESESMEFDNNQDSGELMTQIWGEEPVESLAEQEVESTPETDEPSEVSLVPTIPSQAIKPKVTLPQEISTRDVRKSRFSSPSKQSNSKKTAQTNVNQTVRVNLESLEKLNDLVGELLINQNKNILKDEQIGGFVQQLLDKISYSEQIVNELIEVVDEVCLSPQQQQLLQDLPAKLQNITQTQPKIYKSVLPSSALQSPEARLNQLLELASTSNSELVNIADRIKNQNKQAQRDTQKQQRMLLNMRDELIDTRMSPIGRLFNRFPRLLKQLSVTHDKKAELNITGSHILIDKTIEEKLYDPLLHLVRNSFDHGLEKPEERLQTGKPETGTVFLRAYYQGSQTVIEVGDDGKGINIEKIKQSGIEKKLITPQQAERIPPSQLLELLFEPGFSTADKISDLSGRGVGMDVVRSQIEEMNGTISIESTPGKGTTFALQIPLTLTIAKLMLTKAAGMTYAILIDAIERIIMPTSKEVQIFEGQKVLHWQTQDDVDMIPVRQLSSMIEYPRTIPQLKTSESSLNNPILLLRRQDSFVGLEVDQVLGEQELVIRPLGSAIIPPRYVYGSSVLKDSSLTLVIDGAVLLKDAQYRSNTMSQRAFLGGTSLQALPSSDTLDLQQLPPATSLIPQTLLVVDDSNSLRRTIAMSLEKVSQNVLQADNGINALTELKKSGTVELVVCDLEMPLMNGFQFLKAVKNDPEYSNLPILILTSRDSDKHRKLALELGAAAYLVKPCPEQELISTINQVMNSMR; this comes from the coding sequence ATGATTACCGACCCCAGTATTCGCGACCAAGCCTATCAATACTTTTTGGAAGAAGCTCCCGAATTATTAGAAACTATAGAACAAGAATTATTTGCCATCAATGATGGTGAGATTGAACTAAGCGATCGCCCTCTAAGAGTGAACAAGCTGATGCGAGCGACCCATACTCTTAAGGGAGGAGCAGCTAACGTGGGGTTGGAAACGATCAAAACCGTCGCTCATTCTATGGAGGATGTATTTAAGGCTCTCTATAATCCTGAGTTAGAAATTGATATTCAAACCAAAAAACTTCTCTATGCTAGTTACGATTGTCTCAGGATTCCCCTAACTGCTGAATTTAGTAAAGCTCCGATTGATCGAGAAGAAATTCTTAATCGGGCTGCTGGTATATTTGCCGAATTGACGGAAATCTTTGGCGACTATCTCAGCGATCAAGATGCTTTCCCTACTTCTGAAGAATTAGGCTTAGATGTAGTTGAATCTTTCTTTGAATCTGTAGTTCCCGAAAGAATTGAGGAATTATCAACAGCTTTAGCCGAAGGTGATAATGCCAATATGGCTGAGGTGTTACAGTCTCAAGCCGAAATATTTTTGGGTCTATCACAATCTCTTAATTTATCTGGTTTAGGAGAAATCGCCCAAACCATTTTAACTGCCTTAGAAGTCAATCCCGATCTGGTTAAGGAAATTACCCAAGCAGCGATCGCCAATTTTCAGCAGGCACAACAGCAGGTCATGGCAGGCGATCGTGATCGAGGAGGAGAACCTTCTGTGGAATTGCAGCAATTTACTGGAGCTTTAGGCGTTGGTAATCCTCTAGAGGTCGTAGCAGAAAATAATCAACTGGATTCAGAAGAATCAGCAGCAGTTCTAGATTCTGATTTAGCGGCAGAAGATTCAATATTTTCTATGCCCATGGAAGTCATTGAGGATGCAGAAGAACAAGAAGAAGCTGCTGATATTTTTGCTTCTGAGTCTTTAGCAGAGGAATTTACAGATGCTCCCGAATCTGAGTCTATGGAGTTTGATAATAATCAAGATTCGGGAGAATTAATGACCCAAATTTGGGGCGAAGAACCGGTAGAGTCTCTTGCTGAACAGGAAGTCGAATCAACTCCAGAAACTGATGAACCATCAGAGGTTTCTCTTGTTCCCACAATTCCCTCACAAGCAATCAAACCTAAGGTTACACTTCCCCAAGAGATATCTACTAGAGATGTCAGAAAGTCACGATTTAGCTCCCCATCGAAACAAAGCAACAGTAAAAAAACTGCTCAAACTAACGTTAATCAGACAGTAAGAGTTAATTTAGAATCTCTGGAAAAATTAAACGATTTAGTAGGAGAATTATTAATTAATCAAAATAAAAATATTTTAAAAGATGAGCAAATTGGCGGGTTTGTGCAACAATTACTAGACAAAATTAGCTACAGTGAGCAAATAGTTAATGAACTGATTGAAGTTGTGGATGAAGTTTGTCTTTCGCCTCAACAACAGCAACTATTACAAGATTTACCAGCCAAACTGCAAAATATCACCCAAACTCAACCTAAAATTTACAAATCTGTCTTACCTTCTTCAGCTTTACAAAGTCCCGAAGCCAGACTAAATCAGCTTTTGGAGTTAGCCTCTACTAGTAATTCTGAACTGGTAAACATTGCCGATAGAATTAAAAATCAAAATAAACAGGCACAACGAGATACACAAAAACAACAGCGAATGTTGTTAAACATGAGGGATGAACTGATTGACACCAGAATGTCTCCAATTGGCAGACTGTTCAATCGTTTTCCTCGTTTACTTAAACAGCTTTCTGTAACTCACGATAAAAAAGCTGAACTCAATATTACTGGTAGTCATATTCTGATTGATAAAACGATTGAAGAGAAACTATACGATCCCTTATTGCATTTAGTACGAAATTCCTTTGACCACGGTTTAGAAAAGCCTGAAGAAAGACTTCAGACGGGTAAACCAGAAACAGGAACAGTTTTTCTGCGGGCGTATTATCAGGGCAGCCAAACTGTAATTGAAGTGGGAGATGATGGTAAAGGAATTAATATTGAAAAAATTAAACAAAGTGGGATTGAAAAAAAATTAATTACACCTCAACAAGCAGAGCGTATTCCCCCATCCCAACTGCTAGAACTTTTATTTGAACCAGGATTTTCTACTGCTGATAAAATCAGCGACTTGTCTGGTAGAGGAGTGGGAATGGACGTAGTGCGATCGCAAATCGAAGAAATGAATGGCACAATTTCGATTGAATCTACTCCAGGCAAAGGGACAACTTTTGCTCTGCAAATTCCTCTTACTTTGACCATTGCTAAGCTAATGCTCACCAAAGCGGCAGGAATGACTTACGCCATTTTAATTGATGCGATCGAAAGAATAATCATGCCAACTTCTAAAGAGGTGCAAATTTTTGAGGGGCAAAAGGTTTTACATTGGCAAACTCAAGATGATGTGGACATGATTCCTGTCAGACAGCTATCTAGCATGATTGAATACCCTCGCACTATACCTCAATTAAAGACCTCAGAATCTAGCCTGAACAATCCCATTTTGCTGTTGCGTCGTCAAGACAGTTTTGTAGGTTTAGAGGTAGATCAAGTTTTGGGAGAGCAAGAACTAGTTATTAGACCTCTTGGAAGCGCAATTATCCCCCCGAGATATGTTTATGGTAGTAGCGTTCTTAAAGATAGTAGTCTGACTTTGGTCATCGATGGCGCAGTCTTACTTAAAGATGCTCAATATCGTAGCAATACTATGAGTCAACGTGCCTTTTTAGGCGGTACTAGCCTCCAAGCTTTACCTAGCTCTGATACTTTAGATTTACAACAATTACCTCCTGCAACATCTCTAATCCCTCAAACTCTGCTAGTGGTTGATGATTCCAATAGTCTGAGAAGAACGATTGCCATGTCGTTAGAAAAAGTTAGTCAAAACGTACTTCAAGCCGACAATGGAATTAATGCTCTGACTGAACTTAAAAAATCTGGAACAGTTGAATTAGTAGTTTGTGATCTGGAAATGCCATTAATGAATGGTTTTCAGTTTTTAAAAGCAGTAAAAAATGATCCTGAATATAGTAATTTGCCGATTCTTATTCTGACCTCTCGTGATAGTGATAAACATCGTAAATTAGCCCTAGAACTTGGTGCAGCTGCCTACCTAGTAAAACCTTGTCCCGAACAAGAACTAATTAGCACTATCAATCAAGTTATGAATTCTATGAGATAA
- a CDS encoding DUF2811 domain-containing protein, whose amino-acid sequence MESEKKRVVLSVEVNEKIYSCMQHFLNSNPQWNRKMLIDASMSLFLMQNHKEIKPTDYQACSQNYLHSVCAIPVKYSQN is encoded by the coding sequence ATGGAATCTGAGAAAAAGAGAGTTGTACTGAGCGTTGAAGTAAATGAAAAAATTTATAGCTGTATGCAGCACTTCTTGAATTCTAATCCTCAATGGAATAGAAAAATGTTAATTGATGCCAGTATGTCCTTGTTTCTAATGCAAAACCATAAAGAAATTAAACCAACTGATTACCAAGCTTGTTCTCAGAATTATCTACATTCGGTATGTGCTATTCCTGTTAAATATTCTCAAAATTAG